A DNA window from Micromonospora inyonensis contains the following coding sequences:
- a CDS encoding DUF72 domain-containing protein — protein MGRILVGTASWTDATLLESGWYPPDADTPEKRLAHYASRFPLVEVDATYYAPPAERTARLWAERTPAGFTFNVKAFSLLTGHPTRVAALHRDLRPETEKRHLYPGDLPAQAYEEVWTRFLTALDPLVAAGRLGALLFQFPPWFTIRRENKQYLLEVARRCAPLRPAFEFRHASWFAGDNADETLDLLRRHELTYVCVDMPQGHRSSVPPVLAATTDLAVVRFHGHSDKWTSKDIHEKFGYHYSDRELRAWAPRLRELAGRAERTHVLLNNCYRDYAQTNAATLARLLDVD, from the coding sequence GTGGGCCGGATCCTGGTCGGCACCGCCTCCTGGACGGACGCGACCCTGCTCGAATCCGGGTGGTACCCGCCGGACGCGGACACCCCGGAGAAGCGGCTGGCCCACTACGCCAGCCGGTTTCCGCTGGTCGAGGTGGACGCCACCTACTACGCGCCCCCGGCCGAGCGGACGGCCCGGCTCTGGGCCGAGCGCACCCCGGCCGGGTTCACCTTCAACGTCAAGGCGTTCAGCCTCCTCACCGGACACCCCACCCGGGTGGCCGCCCTGCACAGGGACCTGCGCCCGGAGACGGAGAAGCGGCACCTCTACCCGGGCGACCTGCCGGCCCAGGCGTACGAGGAGGTCTGGACCCGGTTCCTCACCGCCCTGGACCCGCTGGTCGCCGCGGGCCGGCTCGGCGCGCTGCTGTTCCAGTTCCCGCCCTGGTTCACCATCCGGCGGGAGAACAAGCAGTACCTGCTGGAGGTGGCGCGGCGGTGTGCGCCACTGCGTCCGGCCTTCGAGTTCCGGCACGCCTCGTGGTTCGCCGGGGACAACGCCGACGAGACCCTCGACCTCCTGCGCCGGCACGAGCTGACGTACGTCTGCGTGGACATGCCGCAGGGACACCGCTCGTCGGTCCCACCGGTGCTCGCGGCCACCACCGACCTGGCCGTGGTCCGGTTCCACGGCCACAGTGACAAGTGGACCAGCAAGGACATCCACGAGAAGTTCGGCTACCACTACTCGGACCGGGAACTGCGCGCCTGGGCGCCGAGGCTGCGCGAACTGGCCGGGCGGGCCGAGCGCACGCACGTGCTCCTGAACAACTGCTACCGCGACTACGCGCAGACCAACGCGGCCACGCTGGCCCGGCTGCTCGACGTCGACTGA
- a CDS encoding TraR/DksA family transcriptional regulator, protein MLVHDTVGTGRSQEDIDRIRLALQARYDELSGEYEQTMQESQVLRLVEVGDTAGDDQADSGTKTAERDTAQSLLRTILDRRAQFEHALARLEEGTYGHCEGCSDPIPVERLEIFPAATTCVSCKQSRERRAA, encoded by the coding sequence ATGCTCGTCCACGACACGGTCGGAACGGGGCGATCCCAGGAGGATATCGACCGGATCCGGCTCGCCCTGCAGGCCCGCTACGACGAACTCTCCGGGGAGTACGAGCAGACCATGCAGGAGAGCCAGGTGCTCCGGCTGGTGGAGGTCGGCGACACCGCCGGGGACGACCAGGCCGACAGCGGCACCAAGACCGCCGAGCGGGACACCGCGCAGTCCCTGCTGCGGACCATCCTCGACCGGCGGGCGCAGTTCGAGCACGCCCTGGCCCGGCTGGAGGAGGGCACGTACGGCCACTGCGAGGGCTGCTCCGACCCGATCCCGGTCGAGCGGCTGGAGATCTTCCCCGCCGCCACCACGTGCGTCAGCTGCAAGCAGTCCCGGGAACGGCGGGCCGCCTGA
- a CDS encoding uridine kinase — MRIRPISPERLVVALTDRLVGTPVAGRLRVAVDGPPAAEPDVLAGALVDPLRAAGRPVLHVRTADFLRPASVRLEHGRTNPDAYYLGWFDEAGLRREVLDPAGPDGTGQLLPSLWDARTDRASRVGYVRLPPGGVVLVSGPLLLGGGLPFDVTVHLALSPAALRRRTEPGQAWTLPAFARYTEEVAPESFADVVVRVDDPRHPALVDPAPAR; from the coding sequence ATGCGGATCCGACCGATCTCACCCGAACGGCTCGTCGTCGCGTTGACCGACCGGCTGGTCGGCACCCCGGTCGCCGGCCGGTTGCGGGTCGCGGTGGACGGCCCGCCCGCCGCCGAACCGGACGTCCTGGCCGGGGCGCTGGTCGACCCGCTGCGCGCCGCCGGCCGTCCGGTGCTGCACGTCCGCACCGCCGACTTCCTCCGCCCGGCCTCGGTCCGCCTGGAACACGGCCGCACCAACCCCGACGCGTACTACCTGGGCTGGTTCGACGAGGCCGGGCTGCGCCGCGAGGTCCTGGACCCGGCCGGTCCCGACGGCACCGGCCAACTGCTGCCCTCGCTCTGGGACGCCCGCACCGACCGGGCCAGCCGGGTCGGGTACGTGCGTCTCCCGCCCGGTGGGGTGGTCCTGGTCAGCGGCCCGCTGCTGCTCGGCGGCGGGCTCCCGTTCGACGTCACCGTCCACCTGGCGCTCTCGCCGGCCGCGCTGCGCCGCCGCACCGAACCCGGGCAGGCGTGGACCCTGCCCGCCTTCGCCCGCTACACCGAGGAGGTCGCCCCGGAGTCCTTCGCCGACGTGGTGGTCCGGGTGGACGACCCCCGGCACCCGGCACTGGTCGATCCCGCCCCGGCGCGGTGA
- a CDS encoding winged helix-turn-helix domain-containing protein yields MSVSPASSRAGWHTSQPVVPGRPPAGQRRPSSTAAPVLTVTLSIPLASEEALTPPARRLLEAARELLERGEGIVTTGPAQERRPDPVPAGRTPSRPPAAPTVPALHILAASRSVLRDGEPLPLTRLEFDLLLHLVVHPRRVFTRLQLLNAVWGYEHAGVRTVDVHVRRLRGKVGVDVPLVTTVYGVGYRLADDARVTVDRTG; encoded by the coding sequence ATGTCGGTCAGCCCCGCCTCGTCGCGCGCCGGATGGCATACGTCCCAGCCCGTGGTTCCCGGTCGTCCTCCCGCCGGCCAGCGCCGTCCCTCCAGCACAGCGGCCCCGGTCCTCACCGTGACCCTGTCCATCCCGTTGGCCTCCGAGGAGGCGCTCACCCCGCCCGCCCGCCGGCTGCTCGAGGCGGCCCGGGAGTTACTGGAACGGGGGGAGGGGATCGTCACCACCGGCCCCGCCCAGGAGCGCCGCCCGGATCCCGTTCCGGCCGGGCGGACGCCGTCCCGGCCCCCGGCGGCCCCGACCGTGCCGGCGCTGCACATCCTCGCCGCCTCCCGGTCGGTGCTGCGCGACGGGGAGCCGTTGCCGCTGACCCGGTTGGAGTTCGACCTGCTGCTGCACCTGGTGGTCCACCCCCGGCGGGTCTTCACCCGGCTGCAGCTGCTCAACGCCGTCTGGGGGTACGAACACGCCGGGGTGCGCACCGTCGACGTGCACGTCCGGCGGCTGCGCGGCAAGGTCGGGGTGGACGTCCCACTGGTCACCACGGTCTACGGCGTCGGTTACCGGCTCGCCGACGACGCGCGGGTCACCGTCGACCGCACCGGCTGA
- a CDS encoding winged helix-turn-helix domain-containing protein has translation MSVFVTSAHPAPRLVAPPRPRVTPVLTITVDVAPDAVTPRLVELLNELAATGEGVLRVQGADRPSAAAPVAVRGPEPTPRPRPSGPGTLVLSVAARNVRRGSRVLGLTRIEFDLLLFLAEHPRRVFTRRQLLAGVWGHEHSVTRTVDVHVRRLRAKVGEEVPLVTTVHGVGYRLADDAPLLIDRDH, from the coding sequence ATGTCCGTCTTCGTCACGTCCGCGCACCCCGCACCCCGCCTGGTCGCACCGCCGCGGCCCCGGGTGACCCCGGTCCTGACCATCACCGTCGACGTCGCACCCGATGCGGTGACCCCCCGCCTGGTCGAGCTGCTCAACGAGTTGGCCGCCACCGGCGAGGGGGTCCTGCGGGTGCAGGGCGCGGACCGTCCGTCGGCTGCCGCCCCCGTCGCCGTGCGCGGCCCGGAGCCGACGCCCCGACCCCGTCCGTCCGGGCCGGGCACGCTGGTCCTCTCGGTCGCCGCGCGGAACGTGCGCCGGGGCTCCCGGGTCCTCGGCCTGACCCGCATCGAGTTCGACCTGCTGCTCTTCCTCGCCGAGCACCCACGCCGGGTCTTCACCCGGCGGCAACTGCTGGCCGGCGTCTGGGGCCACGAACACTCCGTCACGCGAACGGTGGACGTGCACGTCCGCCGGCTGCGCGCCAAGGTCGGCGAGGAGGTCCCGCTGGTGACCACCGTCCACGGCGTCGGTTACCGGCTCGCCGACGACGCCCCTCTGCTCATCGACCGCGACCACTGA
- a CDS encoding rhodanese-like domain-containing protein, with amino-acid sequence MPPPSPSTVPPLGSRGIDQILAAARARLHRLDPERAHLAHRRGALLVDIRPAAQRAAHGSVPGALAIERNVLEWRFDPRCAARLPQVLDYDLRVVILCQEGYTSSLAAAALQDIGLHRATDVVGGFAAWSIAGLPTLGPTVLRPSASTLAPVAVRPTPY; translated from the coding sequence GTGCCGCCTCCCAGCCCGTCCACTGTGCCGCCTCTCGGCTCCCGGGGGATCGACCAGATCCTCGCCGCCGCCCGGGCCCGGCTGCACCGGCTCGACCCGGAGCGGGCCCACCTGGCCCACCGGCGGGGCGCGCTGCTGGTCGACATCCGGCCGGCCGCCCAGCGGGCCGCGCACGGCAGCGTCCCGGGTGCGCTCGCCATCGAACGCAACGTCCTCGAGTGGCGTTTCGACCCGCGCTGCGCCGCGCGGCTGCCGCAGGTCCTCGACTACGACCTGCGGGTCGTGATCCTGTGCCAGGAGGGCTACACCTCGTCGCTCGCCGCGGCCGCGTTGCAGGACATCGGCCTGCACCGGGCCACCGATGTCGTGGGCGGCTTCGCCGCCTGGTCCATCGCCGGGCTACCCACGCTCGGCCCGACCGTCCTGCGGCCCAGCGCGTCGACCCTCGCGCCGGTGGCCGTCCGACCCACGCCGTACTGA
- a CDS encoding cysteine dioxygenase: MDHPYEPDLLAVARRIAVPSLPVRFDPERRWYTRLASGPDHEVWLLTWLPGQGTDLHDHGGSAGAFLVVSGALTEEVVAGGRLRPHLLAAGAGRRFGPRHVHRVTNRDDRPAVSLHVYRPALHRMTRYHLTDGRLRVAEVALAGVAW; this comes from the coding sequence ATGGACCATCCGTACGAGCCGGACCTGCTCGCCGTCGCCCGCCGGATCGCCGTGCCGTCCCTGCCGGTGCGGTTCGACCCCGAGCGGCGGTGGTACACCCGACTCGCGTCCGGACCGGACCACGAGGTCTGGCTGCTCACCTGGCTCCCCGGGCAGGGCACCGACCTGCACGACCACGGGGGCTCCGCCGGTGCCTTCCTGGTGGTCTCCGGCGCGCTGACCGAGGAGGTCGTCGCCGGTGGACGGTTGCGCCCCCACCTGCTCGCCGCGGGGGCCGGTCGTCGGTTCGGCCCACGGCACGTGCACCGGGTGACCAACCGGGACGACCGGCCGGCGGTCAGCCTGCACGTCTACCGCCCGGCCCTGCACCGGATGACCCGCTACCACCTCACCGACGGCCGCCTCCGGGTCGCCGAGGTCGCCCTCGCCGGCGTCGCCTGGTGA